Proteins found in one Tumebacillus sp. BK434 genomic segment:
- a CDS encoding histidine phosphatase family protein produces MRTGRSHRPVRVPADMTTTLLLIRHGETDANVQRRYIGRTDVPLNATGLAQAAELRAAFSEHRIAAIYHSPYQRTLATAAQLGEELRADERLAELHFGAWEALTYDEISERDHLYSWYDDPWHFAPPGGETLQQLDLRLSSWLHDILARHPEQTVAAVSHGGPLRWLLAKYAHRDTTLFHTLRLPPGGHAILKLSEGDLR; encoded by the coding sequence GTGCGAACTGGTCGAAGTCACCGTCCTGTTCGGGTTCCTGCTGACATGACGACGACCCTGCTCTTGATCCGCCACGGTGAGACGGACGCCAACGTGCAGCGCCGCTACATCGGCCGTACCGACGTCCCGCTCAACGCCACCGGGCTCGCCCAAGCTGCCGAGCTCCGCGCCGCCTTCAGTGAACACCGCATCGCCGCCATTTACCACAGCCCGTACCAGCGCACCCTAGCCACCGCCGCGCAACTCGGCGAAGAGCTCCGCGCGGATGAGCGGCTGGCCGAGCTGCATTTCGGCGCCTGGGAAGCGTTGACCTATGACGAGATCTCCGAACGCGATCACCTCTACAGCTGGTACGACGACCCGTGGCATTTCGCACCGCCGGGCGGTGAGACCTTGCAGCAGCTCGATCTGCGCCTCAGTAGTTGGCTGCACGACATCCTCGCCCGGCACCCCGAGCAAACGGTCGCCGCCGTCTCCCACGGCGGTCCGCTGCGCTGGCTGTTGGCGAAATACGCGCACCGCGACACGACCCTGTTTCACACTTTGCGCCTCCCGCCGGGCGGCCACGCCATCCTGAAGCTCTCGGAAGGAGACCTCCGATGA
- the cobS gene encoding adenosylcobinamide-GDP ribazoletransferase, with translation MRLHLDAFWHALAFLTRFPVPKQLEAGAWPHSPPMYPLAGAVLGSVLALAAFLLQDHLPSMVLAMLLVTVWVYLTGGLHLDGLMDTADGFGSQRPRERVLEIMKDSRVGAMGVLAAVLLLGNKAVLLAHLQGSDLWLGIFTAVILGRTAMLFALYAFPYARAEGLAQTLRTRPRWYRLWPLLLAVPGLILLHWTLLFPLLAGGMLIAAAKNKLGGLTGDIYGALCELVEVTVLFGFLLT, from the coding sequence ATGCGACTACACCTCGACGCGTTCTGGCACGCACTCGCGTTCTTAACGCGCTTCCCTGTGCCGAAGCAGCTTGAAGCGGGCGCTTGGCCGCACAGTCCGCCGATGTACCCGCTGGCAGGAGCTGTTCTTGGCTCTGTGCTGGCGCTTGCCGCATTTTTGCTGCAAGACCATCTGCCTTCGATGGTGCTCGCCATGCTCCTCGTTACCGTATGGGTCTATCTCACCGGAGGTCTGCACCTCGACGGACTGATGGACACGGCGGACGGTTTTGGCAGTCAGCGCCCGCGGGAGCGGGTGCTGGAGATCATGAAAGACTCGCGCGTCGGCGCGATGGGCGTGTTGGCGGCGGTGCTGTTGCTGGGCAATAAGGCGGTCTTGCTCGCCCATCTGCAGGGGAGCGACCTGTGGCTCGGCATCTTCACAGCGGTGATCCTGGGACGTACCGCCATGCTCTTCGCGCTGTACGCCTTCCCGTACGCGCGGGCAGAAGGCCTCGCCCAGACGCTGCGCACGCGGCCGCGCTGGTATCGGCTCTGGCCGCTTCTGCTCGCGGTGCCCGGCTTGATTTTGCTCCACTGGACACTGCTCTTCCCGCTCCTCGCAGGCGGGATGCTGATCGCCGCGGCCAAGAACAAGCTCGGCGGGCTGACCGGCGACATTTACGGCGCACTGTGCGAACTGGTCGAAGTCACCGTCCTGTTCGGGTTCCTGCTGACATGA
- the cobU gene encoding bifunctional adenosylcobinamide kinase/adenosylcobinamide-phosphate guanylyltransferase, with translation MPYVLVTGGVRSGKSGFAEQRAGLDRRVLYVATGQAWDEEMQQRIRLHRDRRPAQWGLLESGALLTETLVNNMDGWDCVLVDCMSAWLSQILMSRPESELRSETIRTQILSEAERLAQLFSDPDRHAVLVTTETGLGGVALTKLGRIFADLLGEINQVLAGHAEEVHLVIAGRALKL, from the coding sequence ATGCCCTACGTGCTCGTGACCGGAGGCGTCCGCTCCGGCAAAAGCGGCTTCGCGGAGCAGCGGGCCGGACTCGACCGGCGTGTGTTATATGTCGCAACAGGCCAGGCGTGGGATGAAGAGATGCAGCAGCGCATCCGCCTGCACCGCGACCGCAGGCCCGCCCAGTGGGGCCTGCTCGAATCCGGCGCTTTGCTCACCGAAACGCTGGTGAACAACATGGACGGCTGGGACTGCGTGCTGGTCGATTGTATGTCGGCGTGGCTGTCTCAGATCCTGATGAGCCGCCCCGAATCGGAGCTGCGATCTGAGACCATCCGCACTCAAATCCTCTCCGAAGCGGAGCGCCTCGCCCAGCTGTTCAGCGACCCCGACCGCCATGCCGTCCTCGTCACCACCGAAACCGGGCTCGGCGGCGTCGCCCTCACCAAGCTCGGCCGCATCTTCGCCGACCTGCTCGGCGAGATCAACCAAGTTCTGGCCGGGCATGCAGAGGAAGTCCATCTTGTGATCGCAGGCAGGGCATTAAAGTTATGA
- the cobD gene encoding threonine-phosphate decarboxylase CobD, whose amino-acid sequence MAKHGGNLQAAAEQYGVPPESFLDFSANINPLGPPQLVKQAILRGVESVMHYPDPEASGLHLALAEKTGLPGACILAGNGAAELLFAIFHALRPKRVGLLQPCFAEYAEAAQEAELVSVYARAEDDFLPVKAELLAVCGEVDVFVIASPNNPNGRTVPQEWLEELADVLAARGAFLVVDEAFVDFLPERRVTLRPNVILLRSLTKFYAIPGLRLGYLLGEQKLVARIKRELPPWSVNVLAQLAGVAGLQDAVFTERTLAWLTEERPFLVAGLQQLGAKVYSGEVNFVLFALPQPDLAERLGRRGILIRSCADYPGLGDGFYRVAVRTREENLQLLQAVKEEIACPTCS is encoded by the coding sequence ATGGCCAAGCACGGCGGTAACCTGCAGGCGGCAGCGGAGCAGTACGGGGTGCCGCCCGAGTCGTTTCTGGATTTCAGCGCGAACATCAACCCGCTCGGGCCGCCGCAGTTGGTGAAGCAGGCGATCTTGCGCGGCGTGGAGTCGGTGATGCATTACCCCGACCCGGAGGCGTCCGGTCTGCACCTCGCCTTGGCGGAAAAAACGGGTCTGCCGGGCGCCTGCATCCTCGCGGGGAACGGCGCGGCGGAGCTGCTGTTTGCGATCTTCCACGCGCTGCGTCCGAAACGTGTCGGGCTCTTGCAGCCGTGCTTTGCCGAGTATGCCGAAGCGGCGCAGGAGGCGGAGCTGGTCAGCGTGTATGCGCGGGCGGAGGACGATTTTCTGCCGGTGAAAGCGGAACTGCTGGCGGTGTGCGGAGAGGTCGATGTGTTTGTGATCGCCTCGCCGAACAACCCGAACGGGCGCACCGTCCCTCAGGAGTGGCTGGAGGAGCTGGCCGATGTGCTGGCGGCACGAGGGGCGTTTTTGGTGGTGGACGAAGCGTTTGTGGATTTTCTGCCGGAGCGGCGCGTGACGTTGCGTCCGAATGTGATCCTGCTGCGTTCGCTGACGAAGTTTTACGCGATACCGGGCCTGCGCCTCGGTTATCTGCTGGGTGAGCAAAAGCTGGTGGCACGCATCAAGCGTGAACTGCCGCCTTGGTCGGTCAACGTCCTCGCTCAGTTAGCAGGGGTGGCCGGGCTGCAGGACGCGGTGTTCACGGAACGCACCTTAGCCTGGCTGACGGAGGAGCGTCCGTTCCTCGTCGCCGGTCTGCAGCAGTTGGGGGCGAAGGTGTACAGCGGGGAGGTCAATTTTGTCCTCTTTGCGCTGCCGCAGCCCGACCTGGCGGAACGGCTGGGTCGGCGGGGGATCTTGATCCGCAGCTGTGCGGACTATCCGGGGCTGGGAGACGGGTTTTACCGCGTGGCGGTGCGGACGCGGGAAGAGAACCTGCAATTGCTGCAGGCGGTAAAGGAGGAGATCGCATGCCCTACGTGCTCGTGA
- a CDS encoding cobyrinate a,c-diamide synthase has protein sequence MTDHISNRPRLVIGGTGSGVGKTTLTLGLMAAMKRRGLNVQGFKCGPDYIDPTYHTAVTGRPSRNLDTWMVAPDVMREVFWRGSAGADISIIEGVMGFYDGKDPKTDQGSTAEISMLLGAPAILLVNIASMARSAAAIVKGFATLTEGVQIAGVVANQGGSAGHIKLAKTAIEQECSLPLLGGFVRQEGIAIPERHLGLVPAIERGELTPLFDKLADLVEDALDVDAILNIARSAPDLAPAPGTIFGKTTAAAPVTKIAVARDAAFNFYYQENLELLEQNGAELLFFSPLAGERVPAEADGLYIGGGFPEEFAAELAGHEAVRADLKRRIEAGLPTLAECGGYMYLCNTITDREGATYEMTGLVPGSVKMQSRLAALGYREVTALGDTFLFAKGEQARGHEFHYSTLAEEGEFPAAYFIKGLRGEKAEGYCTGQLVAGYTHLYFPSNPKIAERFVEGAKRYGQARR, from the coding sequence ATGACAGACCACATCTCCAACCGCCCTCGGCTGGTCATCGGCGGCACGGGCAGCGGCGTCGGCAAGACGACGCTGACGCTCGGCCTGATGGCAGCCATGAAGCGGCGCGGCCTGAACGTCCAAGGCTTCAAATGCGGCCCGGACTACATCGACCCGACCTACCACACCGCCGTCACGGGACGCCCGTCGCGCAACCTCGATACCTGGATGGTCGCGCCCGACGTGATGCGCGAAGTGTTCTGGCGAGGCAGCGCGGGCGCTGACATCTCGATCATCGAAGGCGTGATGGGCTTTTATGACGGCAAAGACCCCAAGACCGACCAAGGCAGCACGGCGGAGATCTCGATGCTGCTCGGCGCGCCGGCGATCTTGCTGGTCAACATCGCCAGCATGGCGCGTTCGGCGGCGGCGATCGTCAAAGGATTCGCCACGCTGACCGAAGGCGTGCAGATCGCCGGCGTCGTCGCCAATCAGGGCGGCAGCGCAGGGCACATCAAGCTGGCGAAGACGGCGATTGAGCAGGAGTGCAGCCTTCCGCTGCTCGGCGGGTTCGTGCGGCAGGAAGGGATCGCGATCCCGGAGCGCCATCTGGGTCTTGTCCCGGCCATCGAGCGCGGGGAGTTGACGCCCTTGTTTGATAAGCTGGCCGACCTCGTGGAAGACGCGCTGGATGTGGACGCGATCTTGAACATCGCACGCTCGGCACCAGACCTTGCGCCTGCGCCCGGGACGATTTTTGGCAAAACGACTGCTGCTGCGCCCGTCACCAAGATCGCGGTGGCGCGGGATGCGGCGTTTAATTTCTACTACCAGGAGAACTTGGAGCTGTTGGAGCAAAACGGCGCCGAGCTTTTGTTCTTTTCACCGCTGGCCGGAGAGCGAGTTCCGGCGGAAGCGGACGGCTTGTACATCGGCGGCGGGTTCCCCGAAGAGTTTGCGGCGGAGCTGGCCGGGCATGAAGCGGTGCGGGCCGATCTGAAACGGCGCATCGAAGCGGGCTTGCCGACGCTGGCGGAGTGCGGAGGCTATATGTACCTCTGCAACACGATCACCGACCGCGAAGGGGCGACCTATGAGATGACCGGGCTGGTGCCGGGAAGCGTGAAGATGCAGTCCCGACTGGCAGCGCTGGGCTATCGCGAAGTGACGGCGCTCGGCGACACCTTCCTTTTTGCCAAAGGGGAGCAGGCGAGAGGGCATGAATTCCACTACTCGACCTTGGCGGAAGAGGGGGAGTTCCCGGCGGCGTACTTCATCAAGGGGCTGCGCGGGGAGAAGGCGGAGGGGTATTGCACGGGTCAACTCGTCGCAGGCTACACGCACCTTTACTTTCCGTCCAACCCGAAGATCGCCGAGCGCTTTGTGGAAGGGGCCAAGCGCTATGGCCAAGCACGGCGGTAA
- a CDS encoding cobalamin biosynthesis protein: MSNPYALVAITKHGVEKSRELLEKLPGSDLYYMSKFARGDEQEKGIELFEGSVRLILPDLFARYSGIILFISLGAVVRMIAPILQDKKTDPGVVVIDDRGEHAISVLSGHLGGANELTRHIAELIGASPVITTASDVQKTIPVDLFGRQFGWEIESFEHATPVSAAVVNEEPVVVVQEAGETNWWQYDRPMPDHIRRVTTAEALASAGQWNAALVVTHRILEETEAQTLLKNGVLYRPKTLVLGIGCNRGTELTEIEAVVQQTLEELRLSIKSVRNVATIDLKKDEAGLLALCEKYRWPLVTYTPQELNEIAIPSPSETVFKYTGAYGVSEPASLRSAGGTELLLEKKKAGNVTLSIALVPGG; this comes from the coding sequence ATGAGTAACCCGTACGCCCTCGTCGCGATCACCAAGCACGGGGTGGAGAAGTCTCGCGAGCTGCTGGAAAAGCTGCCGGGCTCCGATCTCTACTACATGAGCAAGTTCGCGCGCGGCGATGAGCAGGAAAAAGGCATCGAGCTGTTCGAAGGCTCGGTGCGCCTGATCCTGCCCGACTTGTTCGCGCGCTACAGCGGCATCATTCTGTTCATCTCGCTCGGGGCGGTCGTGCGGATGATCGCCCCGATCTTGCAGGACAAGAAGACCGACCCGGGCGTGGTGGTGATCGACGACCGGGGTGAACATGCGATTTCCGTCCTGTCCGGTCATCTCGGCGGTGCGAACGAACTGACCCGCCACATCGCGGAGCTGATCGGCGCCTCGCCGGTGATCACCACCGCGTCGGACGTGCAGAAAACGATTCCTGTCGACCTCTTCGGGCGGCAATTCGGCTGGGAGATCGAAAGCTTCGAGCACGCTACCCCCGTCTCGGCGGCGGTGGTCAACGAAGAGCCGGTCGTCGTCGTTCAGGAAGCGGGCGAAACGAACTGGTGGCAGTATGACAGACCGATGCCCGACCACATCCGCCGCGTGACGACAGCCGAAGCGCTGGCCAGTGCCGGGCAGTGGAATGCGGCGCTGGTCGTGACGCATCGTATCTTAGAAGAAACGGAAGCGCAGACCCTGCTCAAAAACGGCGTCCTCTACCGCCCCAAGACGCTGGTGCTGGGCATCGGCTGCAACCGCGGCACGGAGCTTACCGAGATCGAAGCGGTGGTGCAGCAGACGCTGGAAGAGCTGCGCCTTTCGATCAAAAGCGTGCGCAACGTCGCCACCATCGATCTGAAAAAAGACGAAGCGGGACTGCTCGCGCTCTGTGAAAAATATCGCTGGCCGCTGGTGACGTACACACCGCAGGAGCTGAACGAGATCGCGATCCCGAGCCCGTCAGAAACGGTGTTCAAATACACGGGCGCGTACGGCGTCAGCGAACCAGCATCGCTGCGTTCGGCAGGCGGGACGGAACTGCTGCTGGAGAAGAAAAAGGCGGGCAATGTGACGTTGTCCATCGCCCTCGTACCGGGAGGATGA
- the cobM gene encoding precorrin-4 C(11)-methyltransferase codes for MTQHNTLEPKVYIVGAGPGDPDLITVKGLRILQQADVVLYTDSLVSEDLIARAKPEANVQKSAGMDLDQIVDLMIDSTRAGKSVARVHTGDPAVYGAILEQMSLLKKADVPFEIIPGVSSVFAAAAALQTELTVPELTQTLILTRASGRTPVPEREELQSLAAHHCTLALYLSATLTKKVMRELIDAGWSPDTPVAVVQRASWPDQLIVRTTLAELDNAMREHGIRSHAMILAGWALDPTLVEQDGHRSKLYDRSFTHRFRKGVPAHE; via the coding sequence ATGACCCAACACAACACGCTCGAACCGAAAGTTTACATCGTCGGCGCCGGCCCCGGCGACCCCGACCTGATCACCGTCAAAGGCCTGCGCATCCTGCAGCAGGCCGACGTCGTGCTCTACACCGACTCGCTCGTCTCCGAAGACCTGATCGCCCGCGCCAAGCCGGAAGCCAATGTGCAGAAGAGCGCCGGGATGGACCTTGACCAGATCGTCGACCTGATGATCGACAGCACCCGCGCCGGCAAAAGCGTTGCCCGCGTGCATACGGGCGATCCGGCGGTGTACGGCGCGATTCTGGAGCAGATGAGCCTGCTGAAAAAAGCGGACGTGCCATTTGAGATCATCCCCGGCGTCTCCTCCGTCTTCGCAGCGGCAGCCGCCCTGCAGACCGAGCTGACCGTGCCGGAGCTGACCCAGACCCTGATCCTGACCCGCGCTTCCGGCCGCACGCCGGTGCCGGAGCGCGAAGAGCTGCAAAGCCTCGCCGCGCACCACTGCACGCTCGCCTTGTACCTGAGTGCGACGTTGACCAAAAAGGTGATGCGCGAGCTGATCGACGCAGGCTGGAGTCCCGACACGCCGGTCGCGGTCGTGCAGCGCGCTTCGTGGCCGGATCAGCTGATCGTCCGCACGACGCTGGCGGAGCTGGACAACGCGATGCGCGAACACGGCATCCGCTCGCATGCGATGATCCTCGCGGGCTGGGCGCTCGATCCGACTTTGGTCGAACAGGACGGCCACCGTTCCAAGCTGTACGACAGATCTTTCACACACCGCTTCCGCAAAGGGGTACCCGCGCATGAGTAA
- the cobI gene encoding precorrin-2 C(20)-methyltransferase — MTTTTKLGRLYGLGVGPGDPELITVKAFRLLKEADVIAYPKKRQGSKSYAHAIVDTYIRPGEKEMLGLVFPMTKDPDQLRTSWAQTTETIWSHLAQGQDVAFVTEGDPNLYSTWIHMARMMQEAHPEVEITSVPGISSALGAAARLGIFLADGDEQFAIIPATDDRAEMKRVLETHDCIVFLKVAKVLDSMIDLLGELGLTAKASVVTKVTSGEEQVWQNITELKGSELNYLTLMVVRK, encoded by the coding sequence ATGACCACGACCACGAAACTCGGCCGCCTCTACGGCCTCGGCGTCGGCCCCGGCGATCCGGAGCTGATCACCGTCAAGGCGTTCCGCCTGCTGAAAGAAGCGGACGTCATCGCCTACCCGAAAAAGCGCCAAGGCAGCAAAAGCTACGCCCACGCCATCGTCGACACCTACATCAGACCGGGCGAAAAAGAGATGCTCGGACTCGTCTTCCCGATGACGAAAGACCCCGACCAGCTCCGCACCTCTTGGGCGCAAACGACCGAGACGATCTGGTCGCATCTGGCGCAGGGCCAAGATGTGGCGTTTGTCACCGAAGGCGATCCCAACCTCTACTCCACGTGGATTCACATGGCGCGGATGATGCAGGAAGCGCACCCGGAAGTGGAGATCACCTCGGTGCCCGGCATCTCCTCCGCCCTCGGCGCGGCGGCGAGACTGGGCATTTTTCTCGCCGACGGCGATGAGCAGTTTGCGATCATCCCGGCGACCGACGACCGCGCGGAGATGAAGCGCGTGCTGGAGACGCATGACTGCATCGTCTTCCTGAAAGTCGCCAAAGTTCTCGACAGCATGATCGACCTGCTCGGCGAACTCGGCCTGACCGCAAAAGCGTCGGTCGTCACGAAAGTCACGTCCGGCGAAGAGCAAGTCTGGCAAAATATCACCGAACTGAAAGGCTCCGAACTCAACTATCTCACGCTGATGGTGGTGCGCAAATGA
- the cbiE gene encoding precorrin-6y C5,15-methyltransferase (decarboxylating) subunit CbiE — protein sequence MNDKIHVIGIGDDGDVAPEQHALIYRSNILIGGERHLAFFPDFAGQKWVIKGGLSELVKQIQAATGTVTVLASGDPLFYGIGGYLAQKLDGVVIHPHFSSVQLAFARLGVSWQDAYIASLHGKPIKGLAQKIDGRDKIALLTDDKHTPAVIADYLLSFGMTEYVAFVAENLGGPKERCGRYELEALKDQTFSPLNVVLLLKKAGHAAPRWGLGIDDSQFSQRKPDKGLITKKEVRVLSLSELNLRPDSVVWDIGTCTASVAIEAARIARDGAVYAIEKNEPDLQNAYENAQKFRADITFVHGKAPEGLQDWPDPDAVFIGGSGGEMADLLRLCAERLRPNGRIVLNAATIETLYEATQTFAHVGLSTRVTLLQTSRSKPILHMTRFEGLNPIYIITAYKEAQEA from the coding sequence ATGAACGATAAGATCCACGTGATCGGCATCGGCGATGACGGAGACGTCGCGCCGGAGCAGCACGCACTCATCTACAGATCCAACATCCTGATCGGCGGCGAGCGCCACCTCGCGTTCTTCCCGGACTTCGCAGGGCAGAAGTGGGTGATCAAAGGCGGGCTGAGCGAACTGGTCAAGCAGATCCAAGCGGCCACAGGCACCGTCACCGTCCTCGCCTCGGGCGACCCGCTCTTCTACGGCATCGGCGGCTACCTTGCGCAGAAGCTGGACGGCGTGGTGATCCACCCGCACTTTTCCTCGGTGCAGCTCGCCTTCGCCCGGCTCGGTGTGAGCTGGCAGGACGCCTACATCGCCTCCCTGCACGGCAAGCCGATCAAAGGGCTCGCCCAGAAGATCGACGGGCGCGACAAAATCGCCCTGCTCACCGACGACAAACACACCCCGGCGGTGATCGCCGACTACCTGCTGTCGTTTGGCATGACCGAATACGTTGCGTTTGTTGCGGAAAACCTCGGCGGCCCAAAGGAGCGCTGCGGCCGGTACGAACTGGAAGCTCTGAAAGATCAGACCTTTTCACCGCTCAACGTCGTGCTCCTGTTGAAAAAAGCAGGCCATGCCGCGCCGCGCTGGGGGCTTGGCATCGACGACAGCCAATTTTCCCAGCGCAAACCGGACAAAGGCCTGATCACGAAAAAGGAAGTCCGCGTGCTCAGCCTGTCTGAGCTCAACCTGCGCCCGGACAGCGTCGTCTGGGACATCGGCACCTGCACCGCTTCGGTGGCGATCGAAGCGGCGCGGATCGCCCGCGACGGGGCGGTCTATGCGATCGAAAAAAATGAGCCCGATCTGCAGAACGCCTATGAAAACGCGCAGAAGTTCCGCGCCGACATCACGTTTGTCCACGGCAAAGCGCCGGAAGGGCTGCAGGACTGGCCCGACCCGGACGCCGTTTTCATCGGCGGCAGCGGCGGCGAGATGGCCGACCTGCTCCGGCTCTGCGCTGAGCGCTTGCGCCCGAACGGACGGATCGTGCTGAACGCCGCGACGATCGAAACGCTGTACGAAGCGACGCAGACGTTCGCGCATGTCGGCTTGAGCACGCGCGTGACGCTGTTGCAGACGTCGCGCAGCAAGCCGATCCTGCACATGACCCGCTTCGAAGGGCTGAACCCGATCTATATCATCACCGCGTACAAGGAGGCACAAGAAGCATGA
- a CDS encoding cobalt-precorrin-5B (C(1))-methyltransferase encodes MSEAAADKPLRHGYTTGACAAAATKAALSALITGQPVASVELLLPIGETAVFQIEDLRLYPDRATCGVIKDAGDDPDATHQALICSEVSWLDAARDGEIELDGGIGVGRVTKPGLPVPVGEAAINPVPRRMLRQVVAALQNEYGINRGVRVVISVPDGEEIAKKTLNARLGILGGISILGTKGIVVPFSTAAYQASVVQAIRVARASGCDHLVLTTGGSSEKYAMRIYAELPEEAFIQMGDFVGFSLRHCKRQGAAKVSLVGMMGKFSKVAQGVMMVHSKSAPVDFHFLADIAAECGATPEMVDEIRTANTASQVGDIMHAAGHGEFFEKLSVHASRHALHEVGGGLWVETVLTTMKGDMLGRAHIDER; translated from the coding sequence ATGAGCGAAGCGGCTGCAGACAAGCCGCTGCGCCACGGCTACACCACAGGAGCTTGCGCAGCGGCCGCGACCAAAGCGGCACTGAGCGCCTTGATCACCGGGCAGCCCGTGGCGAGCGTCGAACTGCTCCTGCCGATCGGCGAGACGGCCGTCTTCCAGATCGAAGACCTGCGCCTCTACCCGGACCGCGCCACCTGCGGCGTGATCAAAGACGCCGGCGACGACCCTGACGCCACGCACCAAGCCCTGATCTGCTCCGAAGTGAGCTGGCTGGACGCGGCGCGCGACGGCGAGATCGAACTGGACGGCGGCATCGGCGTCGGGCGCGTCACCAAGCCCGGCCTGCCCGTGCCGGTCGGAGAGGCGGCGATCAACCCGGTGCCGCGCCGCATGCTGCGCCAAGTGGTCGCCGCCCTGCAAAACGAATACGGCATCAACCGTGGCGTCCGCGTCGTCATCTCCGTCCCCGACGGGGAAGAGATCGCGAAAAAGACGCTGAACGCCCGCCTCGGCATCCTCGGCGGCATCTCGATCCTCGGCACGAAAGGCATCGTCGTTCCGTTTTCCACCGCCGCCTACCAAGCGTCGGTCGTGCAGGCGATCCGCGTTGCCCGGGCGAGCGGCTGCGACCACCTCGTGCTGACCACCGGCGGCTCCAGCGAAAAGTACGCGATGCGGATCTACGCGGAACTTCCGGAGGAAGCGTTTATCCAGATGGGGGACTTTGTCGGCTTCTCGCTGCGCCATTGCAAGCGACAGGGTGCCGCCAAGGTCTCCCTTGTCGGCATGATGGGCAAATTCTCGAAAGTCGCCCAAGGCGTGATGATGGTGCATTCCAAGTCCGCCCCGGTCGACTTTCACTTCCTTGCTGACATCGCCGCCGAGTGCGGCGCCACGCCGGAGATGGTAGACGAGATCCGCACGGCGAACACGGCGTCGCAGGTCGGCGACATCATGCATGCCGCCGGCCACGGCGAATTTTTTGAAAAACTGTCGGTGCACGCCTCCCGCCACGCCTTGCACGAAGTCGGCGGCGGCCTGTGGGTGGAGACGGTGCTGACGACGATGAAAGGCGACATGCTGGGGAGGGCACACATCGATGAACGATAA
- a CDS encoding precorrin-8X methylmutase — translation MDFKTEFVPLTVQPQEIESYSFDIITQEIGEHPFSEEQYPVVQRVIHASADFDLGRSLVFHPEAVQAGIAAIRAGKTIYADVQMVQVGISKPRIEKFGGDVRVYISDPDVAKEAKAANLTRAIIATRKAVREQPDGIFVIGNAPTALLELIRLIKTGEARPSLIIGMPVGFVSAAESKDELAKLIGGDVPFITNIGRKGGSPVSVAAVNALSLMAER, via the coding sequence ATGGACTTTAAAACCGAATTCGTGCCACTCACCGTACAGCCGCAGGAGATCGAAAGCTACAGCTTTGACATCATCACCCAGGAGATCGGCGAGCATCCGTTCAGCGAAGAACAATACCCGGTCGTGCAGCGCGTCATCCACGCCTCCGCCGACTTCGACCTCGGCCGCAGCCTCGTCTTCCATCCGGAAGCGGTGCAGGCGGGCATCGCCGCGATCCGCGCCGGCAAGACGATCTACGCTGACGTCCAGATGGTGCAAGTCGGCATCTCCAAGCCGCGTATCGAGAAATTCGGCGGCGACGTCCGCGTCTACATCTCCGACCCGGACGTGGCGAAGGAAGCGAAAGCGGCCAACCTGACCCGCGCGATCATCGCCACGCGCAAAGCGGTCCGCGAGCAGCCGGACGGCATTTTCGTGATCGGCAACGCGCCGACCGCCCTGCTCGAACTGATCCGCCTGATCAAGACCGGTGAAGCCAGACCGTCGCTGATCATCGGCATGCCGGTCGGTTTCGTCTCTGCCGCCGAGTCCAAAGACGAGCTGGCCAAACTGATCGGCGGCGACGTGCCGTTCATCACCAACATCGGGCGCAAAGGCGGCTCGCCCGTCTCCGTCGCAGCGGTCAACGCCCTGTCGCTGATGGCAGAACGATGA